From one Flavobacterium sp. N502536 genomic stretch:
- a CDS encoding cryptochrome/photolyase family protein, producing MTKQKISFFWFRRDLRLEDNTGLFHALQSGFPVIPLFIFDDEILENLPKKDARVQFIFDSLQKINEQLKTIDSSVLIKKGTTINVWKALIAEFDIQHVFFNKDYEPFAIQRDTAIEQLLAQNNVAAHSFKDHVIFEEKEITKADGLPYTIYTPYKNKWLEKYHLLGQAPEFDTKPLYGNFSKNEFVFPELAEIGFEKSAIKVLPPDLSQISNYKETRDFPALDSTSYLSPHLRFGTVSTRKLVNWANRKNQTFLSELIWREFFIQILFSFPNVVNQNFKSAYDGIQWRNNEADFKRWCSGTTGYPMVDAGMRQLNETGYMHNRVRMVVASFLCKHLLINWQWGEAYFAEKLLDFELASNVGNWQWAAGTGCDAAPYFRVFNPEIQQKKFDEKGIYIRKWIPEFDLGYNEPMVDHAFARDRAIETYKKGILR from the coding sequence CATTGTTTATTTTTGATGATGAAATTCTGGAAAACCTTCCGAAAAAGGATGCACGCGTTCAATTCATTTTTGATTCGCTTCAAAAAATAAACGAACAACTAAAAACAATTGATTCTTCTGTTTTAATTAAAAAAGGAACGACGATCAATGTCTGGAAAGCACTTATAGCCGAATTTGACATTCAGCATGTTTTCTTCAATAAAGACTACGAGCCTTTTGCCATCCAACGTGATACCGCCATTGAGCAATTATTAGCGCAAAACAATGTAGCAGCCCATTCCTTCAAAGACCACGTGATTTTTGAAGAGAAAGAAATCACAAAAGCTGACGGGCTTCCGTATACCATTTATACGCCATACAAAAACAAATGGCTTGAAAAATACCATCTCCTGGGGCAGGCACCTGAATTTGACACCAAACCCTTATACGGGAATTTCAGCAAAAATGAGTTTGTCTTTCCGGAATTAGCTGAAATTGGTTTTGAAAAAAGTGCTATAAAAGTACTCCCTCCCGATTTAAGTCAGATTTCCAATTATAAAGAAACACGCGATTTTCCTGCTTTAGACAGTACTTCCTACCTTTCACCGCATTTGCGTTTTGGAACGGTTAGTACGCGCAAACTAGTCAACTGGGCCAATCGCAAAAACCAAACCTTTTTGAGCGAGCTGATCTGGAGAGAATTTTTCATCCAAATTTTATTCAGTTTCCCGAATGTTGTGAACCAGAACTTCAAATCAGCTTACGATGGTATTCAGTGGCGCAATAACGAAGCCGATTTTAAACGCTGGTGTTCCGGAACTACGGGTTATCCAATGGTCGATGCCGGAATGCGTCAGCTCAATGAAACGGGTTATATGCACAATAGGGTGCGTATGGTGGTCGCCAGTTTTTTATGCAAACATTTGCTCATTAACTGGCAATGGGGTGAGGCATACTTTGCCGAAAAATTACTGGATTTTGAACTGGCTTCCAATGTCGGTAACTGGCAATGGGCAGCAGGAACAGGCTGTGATGCCGCGCCTTATTTCAGGGTTTTCAATCCCGAGATTCAACAAAAAAAGTTTGACGAAAAAGGAATCTACATCCGTAAATGGATTCCGGAATTCGATTTAGGATATAATGAACCGATGGTGGATCATGCTTTTGCTCGGGATCGGGCGATCGAAACTTATAAAAAGGGAATTTTGAGATAG